A stretch of the Candidatus Polarisedimenticolia bacterium genome encodes the following:
- a CDS encoding SDR family NAD(P)-dependent oxidoreductase, with amino-acid sequence MRLEDRVALITGGASGIGLATAERFLEEGARVVIADQSREGSGSAVAALGAKGHGRPEAVVCDVTDPDDVARLVEGVVASHGRIDVLFNNAGTFVPNELHEVTMEEWDQVLRVNLTSVYLVSKHVLPRMLARGKGAIVNNSSVAGLVGDLRSAAYCAAKGAVANLTRAMALDYARRGIRVNAICCGEIETPLFVREAGQLGLSVDQFRARLNEAHPVGRIGRPREAADAVVFLASDDASFITGALLPVDGGYSAG; translated from the coding sequence GTGAGGCTCGAGGATCGGGTCGCGTTGATCACCGGAGGAGCGTCCGGCATCGGTCTGGCGACGGCCGAGCGGTTCCTCGAGGAGGGGGCGCGAGTCGTCATCGCCGACCAATCCCGGGAGGGGAGCGGCTCGGCCGTGGCGGCGCTCGGGGCGAAGGGGCACGGACGCCCGGAGGCGGTCGTCTGCGACGTGACGGATCCCGACGACGTCGCCCGCCTCGTCGAAGGCGTGGTCGCGAGCCACGGCCGGATCGATGTCCTGTTCAACAACGCCGGGACGTTCGTCCCGAACGAGCTGCACGAAGTCACCATGGAGGAATGGGACCAGGTGCTTCGCGTCAACCTCACCTCGGTCTATCTGGTGTCGAAGCACGTCCTCCCGCGCATGCTGGCGCGCGGCAAGGGGGCGATCGTCAACAACTCCTCCGTGGCCGGCCTGGTGGGAGACCTCCGGTCCGCCGCCTACTGCGCCGCCAAGGGGGCGGTGGCCAACCTGACCCGGGCCATGGCCCTCGATTACGCCCGCAGAGGGATTCGGGTGAACGCCATCTGCTGCGGCGAAATCGAGACACCCCTGTTCGTGCGCGAGGCCGGCCAGCTGGGTCTTTCGGTTGATCAGTTCCGCGCCCGGCTGAACGAGGCGCATCCGGTCGGGCGCATCGGCCGGCCGCGCGAGGCGGCCGACGCGGTCGTCTTCCTGGCCAGCGACGACGCGAGCTTCATCACCGGGGCGCTCCTGCCCGTCGACGGCGGCTA
- a CDS encoding SdpA family antimicrobial peptide system protein produces MRPAQVCVALLWAAAIGPVLLGSLPDSPLRPSLGFRQDMIAIAPQGWAFFTRDPREPVDRVYAPLQAGPSAGPEWAQVTYTNSSRRNWLGLKRDARALNVELASLLSEVDPAQWRDCPGRIETCLRERDVPAVAVVNRSRIRALCGSILVERRPPAPWAWSRAKRPVLLDSKIARLEVRCDRDGDRP; encoded by the coding sequence GTGCGTCCGGCGCAGGTGTGCGTGGCCCTCCTCTGGGCGGCGGCGATCGGCCCGGTCCTGCTCGGCAGCCTGCCGGACAGCCCGTTGCGCCCGTCTCTCGGCTTCCGCCAGGACATGATCGCCATCGCCCCGCAGGGATGGGCCTTCTTCACCCGCGACCCCCGGGAGCCGGTCGATCGCGTCTACGCCCCGCTGCAAGCCGGTCCGAGTGCTGGGCCGGAGTGGGCGCAGGTCACCTACACGAACTCGAGCCGGCGCAACTGGCTTGGATTGAAGCGGGACGCGCGCGCCCTGAACGTCGAGCTGGCCTCCCTCCTGTCCGAGGTCGATCCCGCACAATGGAGGGACTGTCCGGGCCGGATCGAGACCTGCTTGCGGGAGCGGGACGTCCCTGCCGTGGCGGTCGTCAATCGATCCAGGATCCGCGCCCTGTGCGGCTCGATCCTCGTCGAGCGGCGGCCGCCCGCCCCCTGGGCCTGGAGCCGCGCGAAGCGTCCGGTCCTGCTGGACTCGAAGATCGCCCGGCTCGAGGTGCGCTGCGACCGGGACGGGGACCGGCCGTGA